Sequence from the Exiguobacterium aurantiacum genome:
GGCGCATCTGTCCATTACGTCGAAGGATGTACAGCACCGGTCTACACGACGAACTCACTTCACTCAGCGGTCGTTGAGATCTTCGTCAACAAAGACGCGTACTGCCGATATACGACGATCCAAAACTGGGCGAACAACGTCTATAACTTGGTCACGAAGCGTGCCGTCTGTGAAGCGGGTGGATCGATGGAGTGGATCGATGGTAACATCGGTTCGAAACTCACGATGAAATACCCAGCCGTCATCTTAAAAGGTGAAGGCTCGCGCGGTATGACGCTCTCGATCGCTCTCGGCGGTAAAGGGCAGCACCAAGACGCCGGCGCGAAAATGATTCACCTCGCACCGAACACGTCATCGTCAATCGTCTCGAAGTCGATTTCGAAACAAGGCGGAAAAGTCTCGTATCGCGGTATCGTCCACTTCGGCCGTAAAGCGAAAGGCGCACGTTCGAACATCGAATGTGACACGCTCATCATGGACAACGAGTCGACGTCGGACACGATCCCGTACAACGAGATCTTGAACGACCAAGTCTCGCTCGAGCACGAAGCAAAAGTCTCAAAAGTGTCAGAAGAGCAACTCTTCTACCTCATGAGCCGCGGAATCTCGGAAGAAGAAGCGACGGAAATGATCGTCATGGGCTTCATCGAGCCGTTCACGAAAGAATTGCCAATGGAATATGCCGTCGAAATGAACCGTCTCATCAAGTTCGAGATGGAAGGATCGATCGGGTAATCTATTCATGTAACCAGCGAAGCGTAGCTTCGCTGGTTTTTTGTATAATCAAATGAGGAGGTGCGTGTCGAGTGAAGCGATTTCAGTTAAAGAGCAAAACATTAATGGCGTTCATGCATCAGCTTCTTGTGCGGTGTCCTCGATGTGAGCAGCGCGCCGACATAATCGTTCATGAAGAGGTACGTCTTAGTTGTCTGGCCTGTGGGTACGTACGGATGTATTCGGATCAAGGCATACGGGTGGAAAGAGGCGCCCACGATCCTTTCTTTAGACTTCCACTTTATTTACAGACGAACTGCTGTGGTCATATCCTATGGGCTTATAACCAGGAGCACCTCGCGTATATGAGACAGTACGTGGAAGCAGATATTCGGACGAGCGACGGCGCGAACCGAAGTATGGAGAGTCGCTTGCCCAAGTGGATGAAGCAAAAACAGAATCGAGAAGACGTGTCGCGGGCAATCAAGCGCTTAGAGATCGTATATGAGAAGGGATAAACCGGGATGGACCGACAAAAACGGCTACATGAAATTGAAAAGCGGCAATTGACATCGGTGATGAATAAAACAAAATGGGAGGGACTGAGAAGAGCGGTGGCACCTACATTCTTATCTAATGCCCCTTATCAAATCAAATGCGTATTGGAAGACACACCAAGTCCTGAATTTTTATCGAAGACGGCTGATCTCTCAAGTGATTGGGATGATGGCTTCCCCTATCCTACCGCTTCAATCGAATGGATGCGGGTTCTACCTATAGTCAAAGAAGCTCGTGGTTCTATCATGGAACCAGAGATTCATGATGTAACCGATGAATTTCATCAC
This genomic interval carries:
- the sufB gene encoding Fe-S cluster assembly protein SufB, with translation MAKNMPDIGDYKYGFHDRDISIFRSGRGLTNEIVETISRMKEEPAWMLEFRLKSLEQFRKMPMPTWGGDLTALDFDEITYYVKPSEKTEHSWDEVPEEIKRTFDKLGIPEAEQKYLAGVSAQYESEVVYHSMQEDFEAKGVVFKDTDTALKENEDLFREYFGKLIPPTDNKFSALNSAVWSGGSFIYVPKGVKLEQPLQAYFRINSENMGQFERTLIIVDEGASVHYVEGCTAPVYTTNSLHSAVVEIFVNKDAYCRYTTIQNWANNVYNLVTKRAVCEAGGSMEWIDGNIGSKLTMKYPAVILKGEGSRGMTLSIALGGKGQHQDAGAKMIHLAPNTSSSIVSKSISKQGGKVSYRGIVHFGRKAKGARSNIECDTLIMDNESTSDTIPYNEILNDQVSLEHEAKVSKVSEEQLFYLMSRGISEEEATEMIVMGFIEPFTKELPMEYAVEMNRLIKFEMEGSIG
- a CDS encoding DUF6678 family protein, whose translation is MDRQKRLHEIEKRQLTSVMNKTKWEGLRRAVAPTFLSNAPYQIKCVLEDTPSPEFLSKTADLSSDWDDGFPYPTASIEWMRVLPIVKEARGSIMEPEIHDVTDEFHHILRRLKIPFVMEGEIICIFGYVRDTGIFERGEN